The genomic interval ACCTAACTCCTGCATTCGTTTTCCGCGTTTTCCGCACTCCTCCTCCATtcactcttcttcttcttcttcttcttttcttcagTTCTTCACCTCATGATtgcttttttttatcactttttGAAGCATACTTGAACTGCTCCCTCGAAAGTGTTACCTTTTTCCTCCGTTTAACACGCGGGAGAaggtttttctgttgcttctctGCATTTTCCCACCTCCACTTCATTCAACTTCCCTTTTGAAGTTTTCTTATTAATACTATTTTCCTATTCACTTTCGCCGTGCCTTAGGAAGAGGAGCATATAAACCAGCTATCTGTAAGCGACCATGACTTATTCATGAACTATTGGttaattgttgttttcttttcacttcaattaaatattaattgttGCTTGCTTGCTTACCCATTTTTTGAGTTCATATAGATTTGTTGAATCAATATTGCCTTCCACCCCTCCTGAAAAAGATTATGCTTTCGATCAATTTTGGGTTCCTACTATTGCTTacccttttaattttatttttgtggcCTCTCTATGTACCAGAAGCTAGAAGCAAGAAGAAGAGAAGTCTGAACTGTGAACTCTGTAGAGGTCAGGATGAGTTTTGGAGTCAAGTGGACCTTGAGTGCTTACCCTGTCCTATACAGTTTTGAATTGCCGTCACAATTTTGCTTGGTGAATTGATAATCAATAGTTGTAAGGTGGCAGGAAATGTAAACTTGATAAGTTGGAGCTCCATTGAAGTGGTGAAGATACTTTGAAAAAGATGATGGAGAAACAATTGACAGGTATACGGGGTGATTCTCCCCTACAATCTGCAATTCGAGCTGGAAATTTAGAATTGGTTCGGGAAATCACCTCTCAGAGTCCAGAGGGAGAATTAAAGGAGCTTCTTTCAAAGAGAAACAACTCGTGTGAAACTGCCTTGTACGTTGCGGCTGAAAATGATCATCTTGATATAGTGAAGGAATTGATTGGATACTATGATATTGGGTTGGCCGGCTTCAAAGCTCGAAATGGATTCGATGCATTCCACATCGCTGCTAAGAATGGACACTTGGGTAAGTCTCTTAATGATCTCAAATGGGTAGGTGTAGAATCCTTATTATTAGTAACTACATACTGTATGTTGGTCCACTTGACATTGTTATACCAGATTGGGGTGTTTGCTAAACCCATTTGAGCATACACGCACTGTTGCAGTAATTTAACTTCATTTTTTAGGAATGTTATGATACATATTTTAACAATTATTGCTTAATTTGTCAAGAAGCTTGGTTATGTTGATTTGCTACCCAATATGTACTATTTATCTAaggtttaaataatttttctttttcaagttTGCCACAATCTGTGCATGCTAGCTTTTTAGGTTTAATAGACTcttatttctaaattatatcattattatCAATTTAAACTTTGGATTTGTCTGAATGATTTTCACTTTTACTTGATTGCAGAGATATTGAAGGTCCTCATGGAGTTTATTCCTGAAAGTTCAATGACTGTTGATCTGTCAAACACTACTGCTTTGCATACTGCTGCAGCACAAGGACATCTTGAGGTAGTCAATTTTCTCTTGGAAAATGGTAGCAGCTTGATAACTATTGCGAAAAGCAATGGGAAAACTGTGTTGCATTCTGCTGCAAGAAATGGTCATGTAGAGATAGTCAAGGCCCTTCTGAACAAAGAACCTGAAATTGCAGTGAGAATGGATAAGAAGGGGCAGACAGCACTCCATATGGCAGTTAAAGGACAGAATCTTGAGTTGGTGGATGATCTTGTGAAACTGAATTCATCTTTGGCTAATATGGTGGACGCCAAGGGAAACACTGCATTGCATATAGCAACCCGGAAGGGTCGTTTACTGGTAAAAAAACGCTCTcctttttatgttatatttctTAAGATGTATCGTTCTGCGTCAACAGAACTTGTGCTTTCACTTCTTGCCATCAGATTCTAGAGTTCATCATCATCAAAGATAGTGAACAAACTAAATTTTCTTTATTAGCTCAAGAATGCTTTCTTTCTTTGATACTTCAGAAAGGGTCTGTTTTTTATAACATTGTTTAACAGATGGCTTATTTCTATCAGCCCtttatagtaattaaaatttaaaacggAGATTTTTTCAAAAGTAGATGTTTGTTTGTGTCCTGGttaaaataagagaaactaactTCAAAGTTTAAACTTGCTTATTCAGTGTCCGCGGTGGCTGGCATGTCACTAGTGTTATAAATGCAAGCATAATGTTGTGATATAATAAATGAGTGGGTGAAAATATAACAACTTGtttaaactgtttttttttgGGTGGTTTGTTATGTAAGTCTTACATTGTAAATTTTAATATCCTCAAAAAATTGCATCAGTCCTAGCTTAACTTGTCTAAATTGATTAACTTATACAGTTTGATTAGGTTCTGCAACCATAGTAAGTAAACTTAATCTATAGGTACTAATCTTGCAGGTTGTTCAGAAGCTACTAGATTGCAGAGAAATAGACAAAGATGTTATTAACAAATCTGGAGAAACTGCCTTAGATACTGCAGAAAGAAATGGTCGGTTGGAAATCTCCAACTTTCTGCAACACCGGGGAGCTCAAAGTGCCAAGTCCATCAAGTCACCTAATACAAACACAGCCCTTGAGCCCAAAAGAACATTGAATGACATAAAAAGCGGGGTTCATAACCAGCTGCAACACACTTTTAAAACACACAGACGCATGCAAGGTATAGCGAAGCGAATTAACAAAATGCACACTGAGGGGCTTAACAATGCAATCAACTCCAACACTGTGGTTGCTGTCCTAATTGCAACAGTTGCTTTTGCTGCCATATTTAATGTCCCGGGCCAGTATCCTGAGCAACAAGATAAACTCTCTCCTGTAATGTCTCCTGGGGAAGCATATATTGCTCCCGATATTGGATTCAAGATATTCATAATCTTTGATTCTACTGCCCTCTTCATATCATTGGCTGTTGTGATTGTCCAAACATCAGTGGTTGTTATTGAGAGGAAAGCAAAGAGACAAATGATGGCAGTAATAAATAAGTTGATGTGGGTATCTTGTGTGCTAATTTCGGTGGCGTTTATTGCAATGTCATTCATAATTGTTGGAGATCATAAAGAGTTGGCTATAGCAGCCACAGCTATAGGGACAGTGATTATGGCAGCAACTTTAGGAACACTATGTTATTGGGTGATTGTTCACCGCCTTGAGGCCTCAAGATTGCGAAGTCTTAGGACAACAATGAGCAGTAGGCAGTCAATGTCTATGTCAATGATGTCAGGATCGGAGAATGAATACAAGACAGTGTACGCCGTATAACTTTGATTTCTACCATTTCAGagtttttctccttttttgtCAAATTACACTAACATTGATGTAGGTGTTTGTTTCTTAGCAAAACAAACATTAACTAATGCTACAAAAGCATTCATGCCTTTGCAGAACACAGACAAAAAGTGTAATCATTGTCCACTTTATATGTGATTGATCATTCTAAATTGATAGTCTTTGGATGATGTTTATTTTCTACTTAGCTTcatcttaaaataaatattatacaaACTTATTGTTTCTCTATAGAATTGTATTTATAGATGAATTATTATGGCTTGCAAGAAGATTGCAGTTAATGAGTTACTAGTAATTCTTACCTTGCCTGATTTTATGAATTTCTGTTTTAGAAAAGAGTATCTTTTGTTTCCCTTAATTAGCATCAAATAAGAGATCATGGCCACcaccaaaaaagaaaaaggaagagtGAAGTAGTATCACTTCTGCATCTTGATCCTATCAagtgatattttattattattatgaataagACTACTTACTTTGACCACCTGATTTGTGTATATATAATAACACAGaatgaaaaggaaaaggcaAACAGAAAGATTTGCTTTAGGGATTACTGGCAAGTGCCAAAGACTGCCAAGTGTACCACTTTACTCCGTTAAATGAGTGTCCACTTTGTATGATTtgggaaataaaataatactgtGGCAAGACTTGTAATTGTCTGAATATATTAGGTTAAGTTTTCTTTTGTTCACCTATAGAATCGGCAGAGTCAGAAATCAGTGTAATTTCTTGTCGCAATCTATGATCTTGTTGagtcttatttatatatttaattttgttggtGTTGAATATAACAAGATATTTTCATTATCTTGACTAACaaaacatttataatatttttagtaaccGCCTCTTAAATGCTTATGACGAgttacttaaaaatatttattttaacaattaaaaaaaataaaaaataaagaatcagATGTAGTTAAGTGCATTTGTGTGCagttctaaaattaaaatatttaacaaatttatttatgtttattagtTAGAATGTAATACTTGTTCGTTGTAAGCAAAGAAATAATGAGGGGAGGTAGAAATAAATAATGATCTGAAATTCTAACATCATTGGAATGTAAGACAGTAGGTAATGccaaattataatattgttCAATTTAACGTCTTCGTCAAAGTAAAATCCATGAGAATGGTGTtgtgagaagaaaaaaaaaaaaaaaaagacggCATTCATAATTGAATTGTGTGGCCTAAAAACCTAAATGGATAGAAGCTGATGTGAGGTGTGTTAGCATCACCTTGATATATATGCTGTGTAACTAACAGGTGGTAGAAAGTTACGAGGGAAAAACAAATGCCGCGCTGTCTTTTGCTAATTTTTCAGCAGTaaacattgaaaaaaataatatacgaCAATAAAGTAGCAGAAGATTTGAGTCCAAACTCcacatgaaaataatgattTTGAGGCCTTGAATACCCCCTGACATTACTGACGTGTTCCACTTGGTCACTGACCCAACAATGCCACCTtcgtatttatttttttctggaAAGGGTCAAAAGATATGATCATTGATAAGTATTTACTTATACGTGTGTTTATTGTAATGGTCATTTTATTGTCGTCTTATGTTATGCATACATATTTTGACTTTTCTATCAATAGTGTCCTGTTCAAACAAACCATAGTAACGTTGCTATTTGCTAGTTGGATGTGTCAGGATCGATAAATGCAAAGGAAGTGCTAATAATGCATTGGTATTGTCGTGTACGAGGATCATAACCACTCCGTTTATCTGTTTGTTGAAATTCTCTTGAGTTGGGATTTGTTCAGGGGAATTGAAGCAGCATTATGTTTCGTAGGAGGAACACCAATCAAAACTAGAAAATGGCTTCACAATTTGATGTGACTAATACAACTTGCAACTCTTTGATTATATCAATGAAACTCACGAGATCTGTTCGGTTGGTGCTTTCTTCTGCCAGGACCCTTTGGAAATGTGTAAGatgaaaagaaaacaacaaatcaTCTCCTGGAATATGTAAATATGTCTCTACCTTTAGTCACACATATCTTTCCATGTTTCTTTGTATCATTATTGTTTTTAAGTACACTTTGAAAAGTCCCTAAAAGAGTGACGCAAAAAGATATATTCTACATGGGAGTCAaaatgactctaataccatattaagaagtgaactttaagtctaactcaaccttataaaaccagCTTATAAGGCaaggtttacacccacttatatattatgaaatgtctttatatctagttgatgtgggatcttcaacaataattaaacttagcGTTGCCATTGGGGACACTACTTGAGAAAGCAAATGTGAGTAAATTGTCGCCATTGGAGACACTATTTGGAAAACAAATATTAGTGTCGCCTAAACCTAcgctaaatttaataaaatattaatttgtatCCACTTTGTGTCCCCATTCTCGATGCAGTATTGTGTTCATATTCTAGAcgttaacttattattattttaataatttttaacttgcatTCACTTTGTGTCCACATTTTAgacttaatattattttgtcacttaatttttttcattacatCTACTTTGTGTCTCCATTCTAGacgctaacttattattattattttaataatttttagtgtaAGTTAAAGGTCTTCATTGTGGACACAATATTTTTGTGTCCAACCTAAGAAGACTTCACCTTTACTAGTGACTTCTTTTTTATAGCTCTCACTTTTTGTTGGtagataaaattgatttttcttgtagtgaatggTTTCAAATCATTTAGGAATTTAGATCAAtgacaatttatatatttttttctcctttaattttttgagatattttttaaagataaaatcatGAGTGACCGaatttcaaaataaacaatACTTCAGTTGGGCTAATTGACCGTGATTCACTCTAGCTATATTATTTCAAGAAACTTGATATCGAAACAATTATCTTGGTtattgttttagaaaaaaaaatattaagaaatcgAAAActtaaacttttattattgGGTTCAGTATATAAATTGTTTgggaaaaaaattcaaatactaTTAACATCCTCACTTTAAAAGCAAAGTAGTAGGATCTCTATGTTTTAGATGATAAGAACATGACCATTATCCATTTTCAAGTTAGAACAAATATCTAGGTTTGTTAATAACATTATCTTAATACATGTTGGTATCAATTAATGTTATGTTccaaatttaacattttttttgttatgcttaaaattattatcattatttttcttaGGTAGGATCACCTTTATAGCGTATACACATCAAAACTGATGTCTAGATCTAATTCTTCTCCCAATCATTCTTTCTTCtttgcatttatttattttattaaaaaacttcCCCAATATCCTATAGGCTCCACGATATAATACCACAGAACCTTTTATGGGTGTCAGAAGGTAGTCAAATTTCATGTATCTTAATTGACTACGTTGCAGTATTGCACGGCATCCATTAGCATCTTTTTATGGATGAttatagtttttctttttggaTATAAAGATACGGTGGAAAAGCTTCTCTGTACTACTTAAATCTGAACATGTACAATGGTGAGATACTTGTAAGAGACTTAATGCTGAAGttaatcaaattttatataagGATTGTGTACAGTACATATGTGTTGGACTTGAAGAGTGATTCAAGTATTAAATGAAGATGTTTTAATTGTGCTTAAAGATGAAGATGCTAAAGATGTTGAAAAGTGaaacaaaaatgtttttaaaagattttgagtttgtaattgTTGATTTGTACAAACTTTTAATGGAATATCAAACAAAATTTTACTTCCAGGGAATCATCCTAGTATAATGtcctaataatgattttgtggTCAAATTATGCAGGTTTTACATTGGTATTTGGTAGCTAATAATAATGCATTGATATTGTCGTGTAGGAGGAACATAATAACCAGCAGAGCAAGGAAAGGTTTATTCCTATATTGAAAATTCTGGAGCTGAGATGTGTTTTTGGGATGCAATATTTTCAAAGGAGGGACACCAATCAACACTAGCCAATGGCTTCACAATTTGACGTGACTGTTGCAAGTTGCAACTCTTGGATGCTATCGATGACACCCACGAAGATCTGTTCGGTTGGtgctttcttcttcttcctcttcttaaACTACCGGGACCCTTGGAATACAACTGTACAAGATGTAAAGAAACCAACAAATCACTTCTCAGAATATGTAAATGTCTCAAACAACTTGCAAAACATGTCAATGCAAACCTCTATCAACATCCATCACCAATAATATTCTTATCTAAAGTAAGCATATGATATTAATTAGACATTAAGCATGATACAAATTTGAAAGGTTTTGCATTTTCCCTTTGGAACAGATTCTAAGTTAGGACTTCATCTTGTACTAGAATAGTGTTATAGTGAGTGGCTTCATGTTGGAGAGCTTAACTGCTTTAGCTTTTCTCGAAGATTCTTCAAATATCTATAATGACAGAGGGAGCGGGAGAGAGATACGTATAACGTAACTTTATCCATTGACCATTAGGAGTACGAATAAGCAAGGcattggggggggggggggggggggggggaaaTAATTGcttgttctttgtgttttgtttcATGTGTTTGTCTAAGTAGAGTGCGTTACAACATTCACGTATTGGTGTAACTTGGAATTCCCCGCATGTGATTCAGTTTCATGTTGGTGTGTGGTTTAATGCCTAGTCAAAACCAAAAGAAACGAAGAACGGAAGAAGTGCACGCTTAAAGGTTTAATTGTCTGCAGAATAATTGTACAGTAGATTATTTCTTTAATGTGACATCTGCAGAGTACATGCCCCGCAATGGGAAGTTGTTGTGGCTTTATTTGGCCTTTACAGAATGAAAATGGGAATTCTTTTGTTTACTTTTGttctaaaattgaattaaaggAAGATACATATTGTATTGTGTGATCACAATTTGTGAGTTACTTACTATTATTACTTTGGGTAATTAGATCAAAGATAAACAGTTGCACCAATTTAGCTGTACACTGCAGTCAACTATGCATGTCTGTGCTGCTTGGCTGGGGATTCGTTGTTAGTAATGATGATTGTTTTTAAAAAGGGATAAGTCGGCGAGGAAAAGGTTTGAGGCACCAAATGTACCATGATTTTCACATCTCACACATATGAGACTACTCTTTGCTACTTTTTAGGCTTTTTCTTCCTCCAAAAAGGTAAATGGCTGTTAGTAACCTTTTTTGGGTCACTGTTAGCTTATTCTAAATGACTTTCAACTTTTCCCTCCCTTCTTTTCACATAAAAGCTTAAAACGATTAAACAAATCTGAGAAAAGGGAAAGGATATAAACATCGCATTCATCATTTATATACACTACCACATCATCCTATCTGTTATCTCTGTCAACCTCTGAAGGAATAATTGCTGGGAAAGCCTGAAGCAGTCATTGAGAATCTAGTTCTGGGGAAAAGAGTCAGATTCAGAACATTAGACTTGGCAGTTGCCAAAAAATTCACCCTTTACAGTGGAACCAATCTAAGAAAAACAGTCAAAAAAATTGTGAGGAATTAGCATCATTTGATAGGTGACAGCCTTGTTATCTTAAAGGAGCTATGTGACAGCTTAGGATATCTGAGACAAAATAACTACAATTAAGAGAGATTTGTAAGTGGGGGCTGCGTTTTGGTGTAAATTGTTGAACAATCAAATCCACAAATCTCGTGAAGTGGCAATGGAGGGTTGATTGAGGAGTGTGGAccaatttcaaatttataaagaCAAGAACACGGTATCCTATCATGGCGCTTTGTCATAGAGAAATCTCATCACGACTTATCTTAAGTATGCATTATTTTAAAGAACGAAAGTCACTTTCGCTTTTGCATTCCCCTGGATTAATTATAACAACTGCTACAGCTAAAAGATTCAATTTCACTCAGTATGCAACATGTACAAGAATTGACAGAAAGAGAGAGACGCAAGAGTACCGATTTTAACTAATTAATGCTGCAAACCAAGCTATTTACTCAAGCATCAAACTCCCTTAACATACAATTGCATTTCAAATGAGAAACTTGTTCTTTCTAACAGTCAAACTTTCCCTTTGGTTGTTCATCCATGTGCTCCTCATTATTTCCTTATTTCCACAAACTGCAGATTTTGAACAAACATTGGTGGAACCACCCTTTTCCAGGGAGTTTTTACAATGAGCGATGGCACTCTCGATTGAATTGTCCAGCTCCGCACTTATACTCTTGTTGAACAACTGCAACTCATAAGACCCAGCTGAACTGAGTGAAAAAGACGAAGACGAAGAGGATGACCCAGAAGAAGAGGAGGACAAAGATGAAGCTTTGGAAGCATAATGCCGTTGAATCACCCCAGAGAAAGACCTTCTGCTGCTGCTAATGAACCCATCTTCAAGCACGTCACTGTTCTTGACCACACAGGATCTCTGCCTACGGTGCTTGTAGTCACAAAAAAGCTCAAATGGTTTTTtgtttctgtttctgtttttccTAGCATCATCCCTCATGTTCTGGCATTCTTTGCATTTGGGTTTCTTCACTGCCCCCACTTTGCTTGTTGCATCACTGGCACAGCTCTTATCTGAGCAGACAGATTTGCTGAACAAAGATTTCAGGTAAGTTTTTGAAGCCTTGAGACTTTGAGCCAGCCAGAACTGCCTGGTTTGTTTCTTTGGAAGATGGTGATGGTCACTGACCAACCCTTCTATCTCAGAGGACCAATCAAATTGATACTCAGAAGAGAGCGTTTCACAGGAACTAACCCTGCGTGACTCTGAGGGAGAGATGTTGCAGGATTCAAGAGGGGTGATGgcatttgttgaaagaaatCTACTTTCTTCCAATGATGACTGTGATCTTGTGAAGCCAAAGGAGGCATCAGCGTTCTGGAGGAGCTTTTGCACCATTTGTAGGCGAGGAGGGAGGTGAAGAGGAAGGAGTTTTCCTTTGTAGAAGAGTTCATCAGCAGGGGAAGTTGTGGACTCTTCCTTGTTTTGGAACTCAAATTCTCTGTTCTGTGGTGTGGCTTCAATGGAGTAAGAGAAGTTGGGGGAAGATCTTAGTTCAATGTGAATGTAGTCTTCGTCTACATGAACCGAGGATGCTCTTTTTGTGGCCATTTCATGTGACTCTCTCTGCTCTGCTTTGGTGCTTTCTCTATTTGTGTGTCGCACAATGAGATGCCTTTCGGAAATTGAGCTTTCCAAAGGTCTTCTTTCAAGTGAAGAGGGTAGATGCTACCAAAGCTTCTTATATATAAcacatattttctaatttttttatttataaaataaaatctaaatttttaaGGACACGTAAGCATTAAACTTTACGAAATCAAgtttcaattaattttattttccacACTCACTTGCTACAATCACTTCACTTCTTCTGTTTTAATTTCTTACTGAGTTTCAAGGATTAACCAAAATTGAGCAAAATTTAGTTTAAAACCCAATTTaacccatttatttattttgattaaaaaaaataacgtatctactttttatatatacaattattcCTATTATGTCCttcatttataaaataagaacatttttttttctgatccGAATCATTCATTTCAACTTTGTTTCATCAAGTTTATACATAGTAATAAATGAGTGTGGCATATGAAAAAGATttcttgaaaataaattattataagaaaacaTTCATCATATACTTGTGAGAATATATGATTGGAATACCTTCTTCAGCCAAACAATCACTTCTAAGTGATCAGAGATGTATTATaactagttttattttaattgttcaTTCATAttacatcattaaaaaaatgtagtgtaatatttatttaattattaaaattaatatagatGATGTAAAATTTTCTATCGGTActataatttcaatttatatatatatatatattactatttaatagtttgaaattaattatattgaaaGCTTCTGTATTTGTGAGTGTATAGTTGTATTTTGTATGGGATGACCGATCGATCACGTTGATCCGGTCAACCCAAACGACCAGACCCCACCCTAAACTATGAGGTCGACCACGTGGCATGTGTGGCCGACCGACATAAGAAGctcaagtcaaaggttgaccCGATTAGCAAAGGTTATAGGGAATGACCTAATCCAACCCTAGTCACTAAGCAACCCCCTAATCCGGCCCAACAGCAAGGGCtcatcaaggtaatataaatatcatgtattccaagaaaaaaggtacgtcattatctacagtattctGACAACTGAATACCACACCccattgacttgagcgttggagtgtcatctgcaggtaccccacccgTCTGAGGAGTCATTCGGTGAGGAAGCTTGAAGGAGGTGTCCAACACGTGAGGATCGACTGAACACCACCTGAAGGCAATAGTTCTCTCAATCCCCAAATTAGTTCGAGAACATATTCTaaagaaaaaatgcaaaaaataaaattaaaatgacaatTATGTGCGTATTAAAACGAATTAATATGACTCATCAACAATGATTCAGCACATATTGAATTTAAAAGCAAATAAGTTTAATTTGACTAGTGAAATTGTAAGTTAGGAATTTTTCAACTTCCATCACAAGATGGTGAGTTAGTTTaccacttttaaaaataaaaatgtaatgaaataaattaatgatatttttattttttatcatactaatttagaaaaaaaataaaactcacGCATGCCAACCTTATTAAGATTCATCAGATAAAGTGATGACAGATATAATGATCAagtaaaatgaaatgaaattttaaatgatTGAAGTTTTCTTagtcaaaaaataaaaatcactcTCATCCAACAtgtaatttatgaaaaaaaaaacttatattcccaccttttatttatgtttatacaTACGCGGGTTGTGTGTGTTAATATgccttttgttttttattttaaagatttaattaaaaatattctaaCTTTGGTTTATAAAATTGAAGCTAAATTTTTGCATAGTTCACATAAGACAAATCATGCAAGAAAGATTTCATGAATAAAAGCATTGTATGAAACAAAACTAAAGACTAAGTAATGATTCACATgccatatataataataaaatatgtattgtTTTATGACATTACAaatcaaatataatataatattcaaatatttaaaaatctaCCTTTATAATGAAAGATAGCATACTAAGTGTAGAACTTTATGGAAAGGGGAGTTAcaaattatatacaataaaacaCTACCTAACTAGCTACAACAAACACGTTATATCTAAAAATGAGAATTTGGACACAGATAAAAGAAAGTGTTTAATCTATAAGTGTCTAATAACGTCATATATTTctacaatatttttataatatgtaaTCAAAACACTAATGTGTCACATTACTTCTTACATAATTCATAagagaaaaattataatattaataaaaattgtaatttcATCTCCTTAATTAACTAGTtggatattttaaattattctccAAGTTTCTCTAActcatttataaattagttgtGCAGTCTAACATGTTTTCTCTCGAACATaatatatgattattattattattatcaaatatACACAAATAAAAGTTGTAGGATAAACTTGCTTAAACaactaaaatagtatataaatttCTGCATAAcatcaaaatcaaacaattacatttcaaataagaaattaaattttCTATATTCTTTCATCCCTTTGAATAATAGTTTTGCTCCATTATTTCCTTATTTCCACAAATTACAAACTTCATCTGAATTACTCTCTTATTAAGACTTTCTACAATGATAGATggaattattaattaaatactcTAGCTTGACACTAGTAGTATTGTTCAAGAAATACAACTCATATACCTAAATTGAATTGAGTGAAAA from Phaseolus vulgaris cultivar G19833 chromosome 1, P. vulgaris v2.0, whole genome shotgun sequence carries:
- the LOC137814395 gene encoding ankyrin repeat-containing protein At5g02620-like encodes the protein MMEKQLTGIRGDSPLQSAIRAGNLELVREITSQSPEGELKELLSKRNNSCETALYVAAENDHLDIVKELIGYYDIGLAGFKARNGFDAFHIAAKNGHLEILKVLMEFIPESSMTVDLSNTTALHTAAAQGHLEVVNFLLENGSSLITIAKSNGKTVLHSAARNGHVEIVKALLNKEPEIAVRMDKKGQTALHMAVKGQNLELVDDLVKLNSSLANMVDAKGNTALHIATRKGRLLVVQKLLDCREIDKDVINKSGETALDTAERNGRLEISNFLQHRGAQSAKSIKSPNTNTALEPKRTLNDIKSGVHNQLQHTFKTHRRMQGIAKRINKMHTEGLNNAINSNTVVAVLIATVAFAAIFNVPGQYPEQQDKLSPVMSPGEAYIAPDIGFKIFIIFDSTALFISLAVVIVQTSVVVIERKAKRQMMAVINKLMWVSCVLISVAFIAMSFIIVGDHKELAIAATAIGTVIMAATLGTLCYWVIVHRLEASRLRSLRTTMSSRQSMSMSMMSGSENEYKTVYAV
- the LOC137814396 gene encoding probable membrane-associated kinase regulator 3, with protein sequence MATKRASSVHVDEDYIHIELRSSPNFSYSIEATPQNREFEFQNKEESTTSPADELFYKGKLLPLHLPPRLQMVQKLLQNADASFGFTRSQSSLEESRFLSTNAITPLESCNISPSESRRVSSCETLSSEYQFDWSSEIEGLVSDHHHLPKKQTRQFWLAQSLKASKTYLKSLFSKSVCSDKSCASDATSKVGAVKKPKCKECQNMRDDARKNRNRNKKPFELFCDYKHRRQRSCVVKNSDVLEDGFISSSRRSFSGVIQRHYASKASSLSSSSSGSSSSSSSFSLSSAGSYELQLFNKSISAELDNSIESAIAHCKNSLEKGGSTNVCSKSAVCGNKEIMRSTWMNNQRESLTVRKNKFLI